The DNA sequence GGAAAGGCTGTGACGTTCCCCGGTCCGCTCGATTAATAGGACCGCAATTCTTCCTTAAGCGGATTCCGTGGACAGCCTGTGCCCTTCAGCTGGGGGCGCATGCCGTACCCCTCGGCAAACATTCCGTCGCCAGGTAAATTACCCCTGCTCCAGTAGGGGTAATCATAGGTTCAGAACACATCCCTGACTTGTCGTCAGACGCTTAGGGTCACCCTAATCGTGATAGGGGGCAAGTGCCCCTTGAACACAGCCCTTCAGCCAGCCTAACCTCTTCCCACAACTAGTCTCCATTGGGGTAGCGGTATGGACAGCATCATTCACGAGCTGGGGAGACATCGCGCCGAGAAATACCTTTGCGACAAATATCTTCGCGATGGGATCGTAGGGCGCCTACTGGCGGTCGGCCTCGTCTTGATCCTCGCGATACAGGTCAGCGCATGTAATGGCGGGGGTGGAGGCTCCGGTGGTGGCCAAGGCGACGTGCAGCAGGCGCCCCAGGACTACAGCGGTAGCGGGTCACGTGGTAGCGCTCCCGCGCCAGCGCCGTACGTCCCTCCGCCGCCTGTAACCACGGCTGCCGCGGTACTCCCTGACACCGGCTGCGATGCCAAGTGGCCGCGTAGGGTGCGCCCAAATGCTCAAACTGCAGGGGAACTTAAATACGTCGATCTCATTATTGCTTGCGTGAACGACTCAACGGGGTCGCTGTCATTGACTAATAACAGCGACATGGTCTGGGTGTTTCAATCGACCCCTCCCGTGACCCTGTCTCAAGAAAAGGCGGCGCCTGAAGTCACGGCATTTCATGAAATGGCCGTAGCCACAAGGCTGTACGCATACAGCTTCATGGCACCAACGGAGACAATAAGTGTCAGTTCCCCACCAAGTACGTTCGAATGGGTCATCAACCCTGATCTCAGCCTTGCCTGGACTCTGCAAAGTTTTGCTCTGAAGCAGGTCGAAAAGAAAGCGGTGGCCGCCGCTAGAACGTACTTGACATCCGGGTCACCTGTTCGCCAAGCCATCTGGGATTGCAGCAAAGCTGTCTATGACGCCTCAATGAAGGTGCCAAAAGTCCTTTCCTCACAATATGACCCAGCCGAACTGCTGAAGGAAGGGCTGGGTATGACGAAATCATCAGTGACATGCGCGCAGTCCTGGAAAACCGCGGCACAAAGAGCCGCTGAAGCCGCCACCCCGATGCCCCCCTATGCCCAGTTGACCACAGAGGCAGAAACCGCGTTAAAAGGGGGCGGGGAGCTCGCACAAAAGTCTACGGGCCTACTGGAGGGGCTGGCGGCAACCGCGACGAAGTTCTGTAAGTTCAGCTCCCGCTGCTAGCGCGGGGCACGACAGCCCAGCCGGGCTGAAGATGTACGAGCCGGTTAAGGAGCTGCAGCTGCAGGACGGCCACGTCCCTAGGTGGACGACGGTGTACCGCATGGGCCCGTCCACCCAGGAATAGATCCCGGTGTACTCCTCGACGAACAACCCGTCACCGAGCAGGCCCCGCTCCTCGAGCAGGTCGTAGACAGGATTCCAGGCGAGATCCATCAGTTCATGGATGGCTGCTTCGACTGTTGGAGCCGTCATACCTCCATGGTGCGCCCGGGCATCCACGGTCGGCGGAAGGGGGCCGGGCGTGTACTTGATGCGTCCGGCGAAAGGTCGAGAGCTATTCCGGCCGGCGGCTGCAAACTTCTCGATGCCAGTACCTGGCGTCCTCGCTTCCGGTGCGGAGAATGGAATCGGCCTGCCACGGTGCTGGCCAGAATTGGAGAAGGTAGTTATCCACCGTGCCCTCGGCGAACTCCCATAGCCGCCCTTCATCCCGGCCTTTTCGCCTGTAAACTAACAATTCGGCTGATGTCCCCCGCTGAAGCCATGGGTGTGCGAGCAGCCAAGTTGTAAGCCCAAACTCTGCTGGCAAGGGGTCGGCCTAGAGAAACCAGGACGCGGATTCGCTTTGGCGCGCCGGCCTGGCTGCTCGCGGCGTACCCTCGGCAACGAGGACATACTACTTACGGTGCTGCAGCCGGAAGCTCTCGCGGCAGCACCTGTCCGCCATAATTTCAACTTCCGGAGCCGCTGAAGTACGCCCCCTTGTTCAGCGTAGATGCTCCTTGCGTCGGGATGCCGCAATACAGTCTCGGTTGCGCGGTGGCTGAAAGCGAGTGGTCGGACGTTGATCAGAACTCGTTGACGTCGTGCAGAAGATGCCGTTGCTCGCGAATGAAGGTGGGATCTGTCATGTTGGTGCGCTACTCATGAGCAAGCTTCTACCGAACCTAACGAGGGGCTCAGAGGGGGGAGACATCTGAACCGTTTCCCCAACTGCCCCCACTGATGTTTATGTGCGGCGGCGTATGGGTCGTTCTGGGGTGCGGCGGAGGCGTGTTACTGCTGCCGAAGCCAACTCGCGCTTGTCCCGTTTCCGTTCGGGTGTTCGGGGCGGTTGACCTGCACGGTGGCGTACCGCAGGCAGGGGCCCACTCACCGCCAGTTCCTTGATTCGCAGGTAATGGGCATGCTTTTACCTACGGGACCGCGGAGGAGCCCCTCAAGATCCGTAATCGACTTCGACCTCAGACCAACCACTTTTTTCTATGTCGAAAACTGTTCCAGAGTGTTTACGTTGTCAGTTAATAAGTACGCTCAGCCCGGTGTGATCTGGTCCTCTGCAACTGCTTCGACGAGTACAGGGTAGCCATCAGCAGCTTCCGACGGTACGAAAGCGACGACGTAGGATTTGCCCCAACTACCGTTGGCGCTGACGACCACACCCCTATCTCCGCGTTTGACGATTGTCTTGCCTTGGTTTTTGATGTCTGAATGGGCGATGACCCTGTCCTTGGCTTTGAGCGGCATCAGAGCCTCCTGAGTTGGATGATTTGGTAGGTGAACACTACCGTGGTCGAGCTCCGCGGAACAGGCAACCATAGCTCTGATTGGCAACGACTTTGTTCTGTTCCCAGGCAGCCGAGCGGCGACAAACGCGGAGCAAATTAGAACGATTGTCGCCCGCCATGAGAACGAAGTCGACCCCTGGCATTTCTAGTGAATTCAAACTTTCCGGTTGGCGCCTGGCACTTGAGACCTATCCGCCGTACATGGCAGTCAACCGGGCAAGTGGTAATGCAACGTCCGGCAATCCCGGCGACTTGTCACCACTAACTTAGCCGACCGCGTGAAACGCCCCTTCATGTCTACCGTAAAGGAAGCTTCGAGGTGGACAATCGAGGCATTAGGTGAAGGATCCCATTGCCGTGCATGAGAAATGGTAGGGGGCACGAAGAGGAGATATAGTCCGTCGATCGGCTGGCAAGACCGTTGACCGCGGGGATGGGACGGCGCACACTCGACTAAGAGGTGGCGTGTGAAGCTGCATCTTTACCAGCCGAGACACAACGAACCAAACCAGGAGGATGCGCCTTTGTACCCCGCTATTCTCGTTCGTCACAGGAAGGAAAGCGCCGAATCGGTTAAAAGAACTACTGGTTCGAAACGCCCTCGTCGCACTGGTTTACGAGGTGACTTTCTGGTTATACAGGTTAGACACGCATCCGGCAGAATGGCCAAGTTACTATGGTCAATGGGAATGCGAGGAATTGGAAATCCTACATTCGGTTCCACTGAAGATCCCTCGTGGCTGGGCCAAGTAAAAAAAGTGCAACACCTAGTTCAGGTTGTCCCCCTTAGCGCATCCAGCGCATCGGCGCTTCAAAAGGGAAAGTTTCCGAACATACATAAGAATGCAGGGAATCAAATGAGAGTCAAGGACTATCCGGTCAATGAGCGGCATGGGCGCGTTATAACCTTTGCCAGCGGCGAGTATATTCAGTGCGAACAGGGCGTGGAGGCGGTTGGTCTTGTTTGGACCAGCGCACTGCCATTCGCTACCGTCTTGTCCAAAATGCTGACGCTCACCAAAGGGAAAGTCCGCTTCACTAATGGGTTCGCCGTCATAAGTGACGACGAGTTGATCGAGGGTAGCTACTCGCATACTCTAGCGGCAGTAGACCAACGACCGCAGGACGTTTCGTTCTTCCGTCTGGAATCTGATAATTTTGCATTTTCTTGGCGATCAGACATAGGCCGGATTGACATCGGCCAAATCCGAGTTCATGAATGCTCGGTAGTCACCTCAGTTCTGGACGATAACTTGAATTCTTCGCTCGTTCACGAGCTAGCTACCGAGGGCCTTGGTGCGGGCGAGATCGACGTTCTCGCGAACTTTGAGGAACTCGTCTCAACCTATCCACATGAGGCGCTAACTGCGGCAAGGGAACGTCCAGACGGCGAGTCTAGCCGGTGAAGCGCTTGAAGCACTGGAAAATTCGCCCAGTGAAGAGCACTCTCGAAGTATTTCTGAAGTCGAGCTACGACCAAAAGAATGCTCTCCATCACCTCGTTGCGCTTCCCTTGGTTATCAGGTCACAAAAGACAGACATACTAAGCACCCATGCTGATAGTCGCCTTACCTACGACGGCACCGGCTCGCCTGACTCGTGGAAGACCGGCTTCGAAGTCGATGGCAACACGACGCGCGTCCGTCCAATACGGGACCACGCAGTCCTCTACCATGATTCGACGGGATGTCAAACCTCCAGGACCCACCAACTGAAAATTGAGACCACCTGCACTCCGAATAACGGTGGGCCTCCTGACGTCGAAGCCGGAGTGTTTCAGTTCGATTGTAAAGCACCGTAATGGACCCCATCAGGCTGGCGGCTGCTAGCCCCTTTTTTGTGTCTGTTTTTATAATTCTCGGCGCTTGGGGCGGCCAAAAAATCTCGATTTATTCTCTTCGCAAGTACCTGTCCTCCGAAGAAGTTAAGACCTCGCCAAAGGCGGCCCCACTTACTGTCAGGGAGTGCCTTACTACTAAACTCACCAGCGGATTTATAATTTCGCGAGTCGAAAAATCGTTCGTTGAAGCAAGCTCATTTGTGGCTGCATTTGGTATGTTCATCGTTTTTGCAGGCCTAACACTTTCGGGTTTGGCTCCGTTTCGTCCGCTGTTATACATCGCAGGCGGGGTGTGTTCCTTCATTTTCTTTGCAATCCTTTACACCATGGACATTACCCGGTACCGACGATCATTCTTGGTACGCTGGAAACTCATTGACCTCATTCAGGCCACGTTCTACAGTGTGCTCGGCGTAGCTGCTTTGATGGGGTTCTTGTCCTAAGCGAAGTAAGTTCGCCTATCTACTAGGGCGCCCTAATTCTGTCCTTCCATTAGGAAGGTTTTGTCTTTTGATCTGGTAGGGCGGCGAAAAGGAGAATCGTGATGGCCGTGCAGTGGCGCAGGCGGGTGAGAATCCAACAGTGCTGCTTAGGATTTCGCCGTCTATCTCTGTTAACTAAAGGCGCAGTAGTGGGTTGATCGTTTCCCGGCGACTCGCGGGTCGCTTAGCATCCTCCGCAAGAGAGGCATCTTCAAGATACGAAACTCGCACAAACCGCGAAAGGACAACGAAAGCTATAGGTCTGCAGCGCTAAAATCTCGGCAAGCCAAAAAGTCGTCTTCCTTCAGGAAGTGACAGTACGGCAGACGACGTGGTGGCCTTTGGCGGAGGCCCTCAGCGAACCAAAGGGGTTTGGACCCTTGCCAGCAGGCTATCTCAATGCGGGGCTCTGTACCGTAGAAGGCAAGCTCCAGGGCGGGCATCACATCTGTATCGCCTGTGAACACGATGGCAACATCGAACTCGCCTCTGATTGCCCCGCCGACGATGGCTATTGCTAATGCCACGTCGATCCCCTTCTCGCGCGCGACAAAGCGATTCGAGACATCGGCGTCAAAGTCGTAGCGCAGGTCTCGACGGATTACTCGGACGCGCGGGTCCTGTTCCCAGGCTGTCTTTTGAATATCGTTAGCGCTGGCCGCCTCAGGTTGGTGAGCGGGAACTGGCCGCCCTCGGAACACGAGCACCTGCGCAAGCTCACTCAGCGGCCGCCTCATGCCGACAAGCCGCCCGGCTAACGCCCGAGGATCTACGACAGTTTCGTACTTTTGCTCGCCTAATCGAGAGTAGAGACCGTGGCCAACGCGGTGAACGTTCTCGTAGTCGAAGAAAACAGCCACTTGCTGCATAGACCCTCATTCTGGGTAAAAAAAGCCCCACCAATCCGTTAGGACGGTGGGGAGTAATACAAAGAAACTAGTCGCGGAGGAGAACGAAGTCAAATTGGTTACGCGTCAGTTCGCTCTGAGCGCAGATCCCCTTCGACACAGCTGCAGCCGTCTCCGTGCCGACACTCGTTGGGTCCGGGAACTCATGGTTATGGCCGATTCCGAAGTTCGTGGCTCCACGGGTCACGCCGTCTCAGCGGTCAACGACACTGCCCTGGACGTTGCCTCAGCAGCTGCTGCGGGCCGAAAAGCTCTAAGCGCTTTGCCAGGCTTCGTCCGAGGTGATGCCCTTGCTTCGGCGCCGCTCACAGCGGCCGCCCCGGACCGCATGGCAGTCTACGATCGGCGGGCTCAGACGGGTCTGGAAATGCTTGGGCTACCCCTGTCCGCCGCAAGGGGGCGGTACGGGAGGTACATGAACATCGTCTTTGGACTGGCCTCCGAGGCCGAACGTCGTGGTCACCCCTGGTCTCCCCGTCAGGTGGACCTGGCCCTGTTTGCCTTGGGCGGTCAAAAGAAGATCAGCTAAGACGGTTAAACCTGCATGGTCTTGCCGCTCATCTGTGGCATCGGCTTTGCATGGCTTCGGGCAGGGTGCCAGGAAACGAATCATCGGGGAATGATAAAACTGATTCGACGTGCGCTGCTCGCCGGGCTCCTGGTGTCGGTACTTCCTGGCTGCACGCACACATACGCTGGACGGGGCCATGAAAGCATTCCCGCGCCTGGGCCTGGTCCTGTTGACAGTAATTCCGCTGGTCCCGCCCGGCAGACCCCGGGTACTTGCTCCAGACGTCGGTAGAACGGCGCGGAAACGGCTGTCTGGCGTTCAGTCCTATTACCTATGCTTTGGTTTTGAGACGGTCCCCGGCTCTCCTTCGGTCATTCCACTCCGCAGTTTGTGAGAACTCGGGCGACATATTCGATCCGTCACCACCGTCTATCTGATAATTACTGGTGAATGGCCCTTGGGGCCTCGGACTTTGGGGGACTATGAAGCGCGCCGGACGATTTGGCAATGTGGCCATGCTGGCTGCGGCGGTTGTTTTAGGGTCTGCTGGCTGTGTTCAGCAAGTTTCGGCAACTTCGTCGTCAGCACCCACACCCCGGCCTATCGTGAGCACGCCGGCACCTGCACCTGCGCCACCGTCTATCCCGTCAAAGCCAGCTCCAAAATCGGCGGAGGAAATAGTGACCAGTATCGTGCTCACCCAGTCGAAACAACTGGGAGCCCCACTGGATGAGACTGAATGGAAAAGTCTCAGCTCAACGATCTGCTCCAACCTCACCGCTGGCGGTTCTGGTCTATTTCTCTCGCAGAGTGCCGCCGCTCTTCCAGAAAGCAAGCAATGGGCGCTGACCGACCTATACCTCGAGGGTGCCACGGAGGGGAAGTGTCTGGGGTCTAAGAAACCGCCAGCCCCGCAGGGCAACTATTACGGCTCCGACATTGGATGGAACATCATCTACGCGACCGGTGCGGACTTGGGGCGTGTGGACCTGGAGTACCGGAACAGCCTTATGCGGTATGAGGAAGAACTTGTCACCTACGGCAGACGCTACAACGTAGACGTGTCCCTCCGCCTTGCGGCCGTAGATGCCTACCTGCAAGGTGGGTCGGGGAATTCAGCAGTGTGCGCTGATGGGTGGGTTTCCTCAAGTGGCGGCAAACAGGGCGCCTGCTCGCACCACGGCGGTCTCCAGTGACATCGCCTCTCATTTGTTAACCCCGGAAACGGTCCCCCGCGCGTGGCCATTAGCCGGGGTCTGCGTGATGGTCGTCGCGGTGGGCGTGCTGATCTTCGGTCTGTCGCGGGTGCCGGCAATCAACCTGCTGCCCGGCTACACCGCCGCCTACCTGCTGGTCGGCGTCTGCATCTTCGGCCCGCTGGGGGTGTGGCTGTCGCTGCGGCAGGCCGTGGCGTTCCTGCTGCCAGGCGCTCTGCTCGTTCCCCTGGCATTACTGAACCTGGGCTTCTGGGCCGGCGGCTGGCTGCTCGGTTTGCCGGCCTGGGGACTGCTGCTGAGCCGGTGGACGTCTGGAAACCCGCTCCGGCCGATGCAGCTGCTGAAGTTCCTGGGCCTGCTGGTGGTGGGCCTGGTGATCTTCACCTTCAATGCCATCTATCCGATTCCCAGCCTTGGCCTGTTCGTGTTGCCGGTCATTCCCCTCGTTCGATTGGCGTACCCGGAGCGCCGGCTGCAGGCGGCGGTGGAGCTTCTCCTGAGTATCGCCACGGTCTGGATTGCCTTCGCCATCCCCACCCCTGAAGGGGCATGGTCCTCACCTTGGACCCACGCCGGCGGGGCCGCGACGGTGGGTCTGATGATCTCGTATTGGGCCCGGGAGTCGCCGGGCCGTCACCAAGGCCGCAGTTCGGTAACGGGGCCGTCGTCTAGGCCCTGAGCTCTTGCCGCCCTGATGCGGCGGGCGGAAACTTGCCCTACCGCGTTATGCAGGCAGCACGGTAGTCACCCAGAGCCGGGGCACCATGACCAACGCTGACCTTAGCCCAGCTTCCAATCTTCCGCTGGTGCATCCGAGCCCTCTTCAGACAGTCCCGTCATGAGCACAGCCCAGACGGTGTCGCTGATCTTCGTTGTTGCCTTCGTGTGGATCGGCCTGACCTTGCTTGTCCTCCTGACGCTGCGCCGCCGAAGGAAAGGGTCGTCAGTGGTTGCCACGGCCCCACCACCCCCCGACCCCAGCAGCTCCAGGCCGCACAGGCCATGGCGACGGGTCCCGTCCGTGACAGGGCAGATCCCCGTGCCGCGGCGCCGGCTGAGGCTTCAAAGAATCCGCCGTCCGCACCAGAGCTAGGGAGAGTCATGGATACCGGGACCATCCTCGGGTACGCCGCGGGCTACATCGCAGCCATGGGAGGAGCGTTCCTCCTGTACCTGCCGGTCATCGTTTTGCTCGTTGCACTGCTGATCGCTGGCGGCTTGTTAGAGCTACTTCTGCTGCCGTTCATCGCCCTGTTCAGGAGGCTCCGCCGACGCGCGGCACCGGACATGGACCCGTCCTGGCTCCTCGACCGCAGGAGATAACTGGCCTTGCCGGCCCACCTTCCAGCCTCATCCTCCACTGGCACACAGGTGTGGCCGATCGCGGACTCTTCAGCCTGACCCGAAGGAGTGGCGAGACAGCCACAAACACCCAATCACCTCGACGACCGAACTATCAGCCTGCTTATGATGTTCTTAGCCGAAGGGGATCGGCTTGGGGACATGGGAAAGCGAAAGGCGCGCTCTGCGAACGGGGCGCGCCTTTCCTGTGCCTTCAGAGGGCGGTGCAGACCCGCTAGGCAGGTGGCTCTCCTGTGGTCTCCAGCAGCCACGCCATGGCCTGCTCCTCGGAGGTGAAGTATTTGATCGGGAACCCGGCAGGCACCAGGGGCAGGCGGAACATCGCGATCACCCGATCAACAGGCGAGTTGCCCAGCAGCGCCATGCGCGAAATGAGGGATGGGGCCGGGAAGACTTTTCGCGCGGCCGCCGAGTGCGTGACACCCTGTATTTCGACCAGCATCGGCAGTCTGGCACCCTTGCCCAGGATGGTGATGGCTTCAATGGCGGCGTTGGCCACGTCGATGCCGATGTTCACCCCTCGCTTCCACCGCAGAGGAAGAACCCCGTTGGACAACTCCATGGTGCCCTTGCCTTTGATGTCCACCTTGTTCATGCCATTCCTCATCTTCAGCCCCAAGCCAGACTCGACCGTAGCCCATCGCCTCCACTTCACGCGGTCCACGGCGCCCCTTGGAATGTCACGCTGCCTGCCCCTATCCGCTCCTCACGTAGCCTAGGGTCCAACGACTATTTGGGGGTAGCAGTGTTCAGTCTCAGTCCAGCCTTTGGCATTCTCGGCATCCTGTACGCAGTCTTCACGCTCGTCGTTGCCGGCCTGGCGGTGTACGCACTGGTGCTGGTCATCATCTTCCTGCGGCTGCGGATCGCCGAACTGAAGCGGGCCGCGAATCCTGAAGGGCCGCAGCCATGAGCCCGGCATCTGGCTGATGACCCAGGTCAAGCGGTCGGCGCCCAACCCGGAGTGGGTGCTGATGTACCGCAAGGGCATCCCCGCCCCGAAGATCGCCGCCGGCGCAGGCGTCGCTGCTTCCGTGGTCCGCTACCACCTGGCCATCGCCGCCCGGCAGGAGCCGGGCCTGCGTGAGGAGTACCAGGCGGCCCTGCCCGCGCCGCCGCCGCGGGTGACCGATGCGGGCAGGCGGAACCTGGCTGCCGTCCTGGCGTTCTATCAGGCCGAGGGCCGGCTGCCGGTCAATGGCCGGTCACCGCAGGAGTCGGCCCTGGCGGGGTGGCTGACCCGCCGGCGGCGGGAGGCCGCGGAGGGCGGCCTCTCCCCCGTCTATGCCCAGGCCCTGGACACGATCCCGGGCTGGCGGGACTACCCCACGAAGCGGGACGCCGACGCGGCCCGGTGGCAGCAGCGCCTGGTCGAGGTCGCCGCGTGGCTGGCCGGCGGGAACGACTGGCCCCGGCACAACAAGACCGAGGACCAGGAGGAGCGCACCCTGGGCGTGTGGCTGCACACCCAGCGCATCGACTACCGGGCCGGGAAGCTCACCGCGGCCAAGGAGAAGCAGCTGAACGATGTCATCCCCGGCTGGCGGCAGGGCCGGGCGCGGCGGAGCGGGAACAGCCGGCATACCGCTTAGGGGGCGAGCCCGCGTGCGGCAATGCGTGGCTGGGTCGCCAACAGAAATCAGGCCAGTGGGTTGAACCTTCCGTGCCACGAGGGCCAATCGTAAGATTGAGCTGCTGGGACGGCGGTGCCATCGCAGGTCTGGCCGGATGGGGTGCCGCAGGCGGCCACAACCTGTCACGTCGTCCCGAGCGGATGCGGCAATGAGCACGAAGAATTGCGTTTGGTATCGGGCAGCCCTCGCCGTCGTTTTCCTTTTGGCAGGCTGTACCTATTCCAACGATCAGTCCGCACCGTCATCAAGCTCTCCGAGCGCCTTCGCACTCTTGGAACATCAGGTTCAGCTGTTCCTTGTGAGGGCGCGGTCGCCGCCGTTGTTCAGATCCGCTGGCCCGAGGGCGAGTGGTCGAAGGCCTACGGTATGAGGGATCTTGAGACCAGGACGCCGGCGCAGCCCACGGACCGGATCCAGATTGCCAGTGTCACCAAAACGATGACGGCCGTGGCGGTGATGAAGCTCGTTGAGGACCACCTCATCGGCTTCGACGATCCCGTCAATGATGTGATACCCGGGTTCACGTCGGTCCTCAAGCCGTCGGCGCCGATTACCGTCAGGCAGCTGCTCAGCCATACGTCCGGCATGCCCGAGGTCAACGATGCTGCGTCAAAAGATGTTGACTTCCGCCCTGCGTTCTTCTCGCAGAAGCTCACAATGGAGAGTGGTTTGGAGTTGGCCGGGACTCTCCCCTGGCCCGCAGCCAGCGTCGGAACTTTCAAATACTCGAATACGAACTACCTCGCCCTCGGCCTCCTGCTACAGAAACTGCGGCACAAGCCGTACGACCAGGTCATGCAGGAGCAGGTCTTTGAACCCCTTGGATTGAAAAACACGAGCCTGAAACCGGTAGACCTCGCCTCGCCTGGACTTCTGCACGGCTATGCAACCATCCGGGGTGAACGGGTCGACGTCACAGATAACACCGCCTGGGCGGGTAACCCGGCCGGAGGGGCAAGCTCCACGGTCGAAGACGTGAACCTCTTCATGGCCGCCCTCTTCACCGGCCGGGAGGTCTCGTCGGCGTCGCTGAAGGAAATGAAGACCAGCCCTGGTTTCGCACCCTACGGGTTGGGCATGTGGCAGCATGCGGACGGCTGCTCGAAAGAGTCGAGATACGAGGGCCTGGGCTCGCTCTGGGGCCACCAAACGACAGCCGTCAGCAGCGCTGACGGCCGTTACCAGGCAACGATGACCGTGACAGCCCCACCGCTGCCGACCGGACTCGAGGACCCAGCCGCTGAAGGAAAGCGCAGTGACCTTAACGGCCGGATGGAGTCGACTCTCAACGAGGCCCTGGACCGCATCTGCAAACCAGCCAACTGACAACACATGCCGCCGAGTGAGATGGATGTGGGGCACCCCTGGCATCGAGGACTGATGGCCGCTCGACGAAGAAGGCCGGCGGTCTAACCCCCGCCTCCTCCGACTGGTTCTACCCAGCCACTGAAATTCCGCTTCCCCTCTGGCGCTCATCATCGTCTTTTCCGCAGCGGAGACAGCGCTTATACAGGCTGCCGTCCTCGGCGTGTTCGGCGTGCCACTTATGGCTGATATTCAGCTTGCACAACAGGGCCCCAAACATGGCCTTCTCCGATCGGTGCCCTGTGCCGCTCCGGCAATTTAATGATGGCCCTGGTTTCGCCCGGGCGGAAGCAGGAACTGCTGGTCCTCGATCCCTTGTCAGGACCAGCAGGAGTATGCCTCAGCCAGGAGGCGTGAAGAAACCGTCGGGTGGTCGACGCTGGCCGGGTCACTGGTCCGCCGCCGAAGGAAAGCATCTGCAGGCACCCTCTGCCCCGCCTACGACACCGCCCTGGATGCGATGACACGGCGGTGGACACTACGCCCGTGGCCACGGGACAATGAGGACAACCATCCGCCGGGGCCATCTGGAGGAGGACCGATGTGCGCAGCACCCCACCTAGGACGGCACGAAGCTGAAAAGTCCCCTGAAGCTGAACGCCAGAAGCGCGTGGACCCCGACGAACGGGCCATACAGATCGCCGCCGCCCAGCTCCGGCTCGTCACGGACCGGCGCTTGGGCAAACAGACTCCGGAGTGGGTCAAGCAGCTGGCGGCCGAGAAGCCGCACCCACGCGCGTCCTGAGGACGCACGACACCTTTCACTGCCCGGGGCGGGGCGTCTCCTTACTCAGGCAGGGTGAAAAAGCTCTTCGGATCGTCCGCACCGAGCAGGTCGTGATGGAAGACGATGGCGTCCAGCGGCCGGGTGTCCACGAACAGGACCGCCACCTCCCGGGAGTGGACCACGGTGTACCGGGTCAGGCCTTCCACCCAGGAATGGATCCCGGTGTACTCCTCGACGAACAACCCGCCCCCAGCAGGCCCCGCTGCTCGAGCAGGCGTCTTCACCCCATGCATGGTCCAACTGACCGTAACCGGTGTAGATCACCTGGTCCAACAGCACGCGCTCCACAGCCACAGCGTAACTGCTGTCACCTACCGGTCAGAGAAACCCGGCGTTCCCATTTCGGCACCTTCGGGGACTGGCATGGCGCATCCGGCTGGGCTCTGACAGCCATTCGTTCAGCAGCACGCGAAGGTGTCCGCACTGCCATCCACGTTGGGGACTTCGGTCTT is a window from the Arthrobacter sp. NicSoilC5 genome containing:
- a CDS encoding DUF3761 domain-containing protein: MTSIVLTQSKQLGAPLDETEWKSLSSTICSNLTAGGSGLFLSQSAAALPESKQWALTDLYLEGATEGKCLGSKKPPAPQGNYYGSDIGWNIIYATGADLGRVDLEYRNSLMRYEEELVTYGRRYNVDVSLRLAAVDAYLQGGSGNSAVCADGWVSSSGGKQGACSHHGGLQ
- a CDS encoding nitrogen fixation protein NifZ, whose protein sequence is MPLKAKDRVIAHSDIKNQGKTIVKRGDRGVVVSANGSWGKSYVVAFVPSEAADGYPVLVEAVAEDQITPG
- a CDS encoding NYN domain-containing protein is translated as MQQVAVFFDYENVHRVGHGLYSRLGEQKYETVVDPRALAGRLVGMRRPLSELAQVLVFRGRPVPAHQPEAASANDIQKTAWEQDPRVRVIRRDLRYDFDADVSNRFVAREKGIDVALAIAIVGGAIRGEFDVAIVFTGDTDVMPALELAFYGTEPRIEIACWQGSKPLWFAEGLRQRPPRRLPYCHFLKEDDFLACRDFSAADL
- a CDS encoding serine hydrolase domain-containing protein: MRDLETRTPAQPTDRIQIASVTKTMTAVAVMKLVEDHLIGFDDPVNDVIPGFTSVLKPSAPITVRQLLSHTSGMPEVNDAASKDVDFRPAFFSQKLTMESGLELAGTLPWPAASVGTFKYSNTNYLALGLLLQKLRHKPYDQVMQEQVFEPLGLKNTSLKPVDLASPGLLHGYATIRGERVDVTDNTAWAGNPAGGASSTVEDVNLFMAALFTGREVSSASLKEMKTSPGFAPYGLGMWQHADGCSKESRYEGLGSLWGHQTTAVSSADGRYQATMTVTAPPLPTGLEDPAAEGKRSDLNGRMESTLNEALDRICKPAN
- a CDS encoding STAS/SEC14 domain-containing protein, producing MNKVDIKGKGTMELSNGVLPLRWKRGVNIGIDVANAAIEAITILGKGARLPMLVEIQGVTHSAAARKVFPAPSLISRMALLGNSPVDRVIAMFRLPLVPAGFPIKYFTSEEQAMAWLLETTGEPPA
- a CDS encoding helicase associated domain-containing protein; translation: MTQVKRSAPNPEWVLMYRKGIPAPKIAAGAGVAASVVRYHLAIAARQEPGLREEYQAALPAPPPRVTDAGRRNLAAVLAFYQAEGRLPVNGRSPQESALAGWLTRRRREAAEGGLSPVYAQALDTIPGWRDYPTKRDADAARWQQRLVEVAAWLAGGNDWPRHNKTEDQEERTLGVWLHTQRIDYRAGKLTAAKEKQLNDVIPGWRQGRARRSGNSRHTA